Below is a window of Leucoraja erinacea ecotype New England chromosome 11, Leri_hhj_1, whole genome shotgun sequence DNA.
CTGCTTTATCTGAACGATGaattatttaaaacagttcatttTTCAGTAAGTTTAATGATGGGAAgtaaaggagaaaaaaaaggaaagaggCTGATAGGACAAATTATGCTTCgttgtttctgtggtgtatggCTAATAGCAATGGAATGGGACATGTTCAGGTTATTGAACAGACGGGGATTCCGTCTGAAATAAATGTGTTCTTTAAAACTGTGAACAGTGGTGGACAGGGTCTCACCGAAGGCATATGGCACGGTTGTCTCCCTCAGCAGCGGTACTGAATGTAAGATTCGAGGTGGAATATCTTTgaataaaacattggttaggctggATTTGAATTATTGTGTGCACATCTGGCATGCACAATATATAAGTTGTTGGGTTAAGCCAGATAGGTAGCAGGCCACACTGCAAAGAACGTTACTAGGATGGGCAGGTTTACGTCATGAGGGGAGATTGTATAGGCTAGAACTGCATTCCCTGGAGTGAACATTGCTGATCGGTGCCATGACACAATCACGAGCGAGAGAGACAGGGTAGATTCCCACAGCCAATTCCAATGTTTGGGCGCTCCAAAACTAGAACATAAGTTTTAGGATCAGAGGGAGTACTTTTAAAGTCGACCGGATGGCTATTAATTTCAGAAATACGGAATACGGCAGGTGGATTGAGATGTCAGTTTATGTGACGGAGACGGGAACAGTTAAATATGTAAAAGGTACATAATGGGAATGTGACTATGTAGGGAATTGATGGACATGGAGTTAATGCTCGGGTGGAATTAGTACAGATAAACGTGATGGTCATCGTAGATGCGACGTAACGAATGGTTTGTTTGTATGATCTACACCTCGGCAAACATGATGCAAAACTAAACCGGAATGATAACAGACAAGAGTGGCGAGCTCAAGAAGGTTGCAACTTGTCCATTTGGAAGATGAATGCTGTTTCTCAAGCGTGCACCTTTGCTTTGCACTTGTTCCAGCAGTGTTGGAATTCAGAGGAAAAATAATAGATAGTGCGAAATTGTGAACGAAAGTGTTAAACAAATGGGGAAAAAATCAGTTTAATTCCTGCAGACTGTCCGCACGTGCTCTACAATGCAATGGCACAATCTTCTTGCAGTGTCTCAAATACAGTGTTACCACATTGGGAAGACCAAATACATTATATTGGCAGAAAGGCAAGCAGATCACTATTTCACCGAGAAGAATTTCGGGTCTTGTATGGTGGAAGGGAACTGGTAAAATAAACGAACGTTACACGTTTTCTGATCAGTTGACTACCATATAGCTCGATGAAAAAGTGTTACATTTGAACTGCTAAACAGACAGGGAAGGGGGTATCTACTCAGTGACGGAATTGTGTTTAAATTGAGgtaaattgaattaaatgtgAAAGTTAGTGAATGGAGGATTCAACAAGGAAATGCTGTTCTTGTTCCATCCAGAAGAGCGAAGATGCTGAGAACCGATCCCTTCCTGATTGCTGGGCGTGTTAGCAGTACCTTAcccagaacaaaaaaaaacacaatttgatCCTCACGGTCCGATATTAGGGGACATGATCAATTTTGAAACACATAAATGAATAGTTAACATTATCTTTAAAGATTACAATGTACGATATTTAATTAAAAACACCGTGTTACACTAACGGAATGTAATGTAATCTatgtaataagcgagttcggtattccgtctgcgcatgcccaggtcataggtcactagttATAAAGTCTCagcaacggtggtgctgcattgtgtgcaggcttacgtttcgtccgtggtcggggtcggggtGGGGGTCGAGGTGGGGGTGCTCTTTTTGCTGCAGGGCCGTCCTCATCACATACccagtgtcccgtccctgtccggaggtGTCCGGGGTAGCTTTGGGCTGGCGGGGCGGCCCCTGACTTGCAGCCGCTGGCTTCAGATCGGCTATGCGGGGtggccggcagccctccacctccacccccctccgcTCAGTCTGACACCTAGATCCTGCTGAAGGTGGGCAGCCGCCGGCTGGATGAAGTACCATAGGGGCAGAGCGCAGCTCGGCCAGgccgtgggcgaactggcacCATCCAGCCGTCGCTgcgcccgtccccgtcccctccatagTGTCCGGTCCGGGGTGCGACCAGGGACGTCCGTtgcggcaggacaggcagaatcgaGCTGGGGCCGGCGCCTCCCCTCCGCTGGCTGCGGGCCTGGGCCGACACTCTCGTCCGCGGACCTTTGGATAGAAGACCCTCCTTTAGACTCCCTACGCATTAGACCTTTGCGCCGTGGTTGGGATGGATGGGAGCGGGGATGTCCACGGGCGCAAGCAACAAATGACTTAACGTTTGcgttgagtgaactgagtgttcttaACCTTCTCGCCGTACACCGGTATTTTGTGAGTGGTTCGATCACAGCTTCAGCTCAACAAACGTAGGTTACATTACCTGGACAGGCGGCGGGGGATCTGGAGCTGATATGAGGCATCGGCGATGCTCTGGAATCCTAGTCGGCCGCAGCCAATCAGCTGGGTCGAGGAGGCAGCGCCCGACCCGGAGAGTAGAGGTGTCAGTTCTACCAGCGTCGAGCGGAGAGGCACCAGCTACCGCGGGCAGCTCACCTGTCGGGCGCTGACTCCTCGATTccgggatccaaccactctcacaaaatGCCGGTGTACGACAAGGACGgtaagaacactcagttcactcaacgCAAACTTTAGGTCAGGTGTTCCTTGCGACCGCGGAAATCTCCAGCGCAGTCGAGACGAGGTGGTTCTGAAGTTGCATTCTCTCGATTGAGGACATTTTATCGACTCTCCTAGAAGCAGTGAGCCATTTTTTACCAATGGTTGTCTGTCTAACTGaaacctctctcccccacctctcacagtctctccctgtctcccactcgcatttGCCTCTTCTCTCTCGCTGTTGCACCCCGCTCTCCCCACTACCGCGcgttttataaaaaaaatatcggATGACCTATGACAAATCcaatgattccttgtgtttttcgaAATACCGAACTGGCTTTTTGCAGTCATTTTCTTAACCGTGTTATTCCCTCTATTGTAGATGATCTCCTTCACATTCGGAGCCGGAATGTGATGTATAAATTTAACACATCTGCAATTATTGGTGATTGCTCGTGATTGAGAGAATGTCCTTTGGGGTCATGCAATGCCATTAACCCGGTTTCCTCATGCACCCGGGGGTGTCCTTTGGGGTCATGCAAAACAATGCCTTGTTTTTTGTTGGTTTGCAGCATAAAGCATATAGTACACTATGTGTTAACACAGCATAGATAGAGttgatatggaaaggatgtttccactggaggtAGAGTTTTGtaccagtggtcatagcctccgaattaaagggcgctcttttagaaaggaggcgaggaggaacttcttgagTCAGACGGCAGTTAATCTGcgcaactcattgccacagagggctgtcagtggatatttttaagacagagatagataaattgttgattagaacgggtgtcaagggttatggggagaaggcaggaaaatgggattaggaagcagagatcagccatgattgcatgtcggaggagactcgatgggccgactggcctaattctacccctataacttgtgaaccaaGCTGCTAATTGCCTTTACTTTCGCTCGTTTTCTCCTCCCTTTCACACGTAATACATTATTCCATTCATACGTGGTCCTCGCCTGTTCCTTTACTTCCAGACTAAAGTGGTTTCAATTTGTCATCAGTGTGCCACACTGCCCGTTTCGCACATTCGCCCACTTGTGCAGCCCAACATGCTCAGTGTTTCTAGTCTCACAACACATACCCCCCACCACTTTAACAACTTGTACATTAATTGCAAATGCTGATTTTAACCATTGATAACGTCGCTTTGTCTTTCCTCTCCACATCAAGATGACAGGGGCTTTCCGATACATCCAAGAATGGTGATTCAGGCATTTTTCCTCAACCCAGGCTATCCTCAACAAAAATGAACTGCATAAAAAATCCCCTCCTGAACTGAATCCAACCACCACTTGATACTGTTTGCTGTAAGCATCCCCTCGTCTATTTCTACCAACGATGTTCTTCTCCTGAAGTCACGAAGGGCTCGACATCAACCGCCATGTGCCTCTCCGCTCTCGTCCCCCCACTCAGATCATTGAGTTCTTCTAGTCAGTAGTGCTCACAATCTCAGCATCTGCCATCAATTCTCTTTCAGATATAGGAGCTTAATTATTTCCTTCAACTGTTGATTATTGTTATATGTATTTTTGTACCACGAACTAACAACAATTCTTATAGAACGCGTGGGTACGCAATCAGAAAATTCTTCACCGCAACTTTCCCTTATTAATACGTAGTGGACCCAGATATCCAGACACTTTGCGTAATAAACTAAATGGCAACACGTTTATGCACATTATCCAGTGACAGAATGACTGCCTTCAGAAATAAAATATGCAATTTCAAAATGGTTTCATTCCCGTTTCAGGAATTTTTATTTTTGACAATTGCACTCCAATTTAAGCAAAAGAGAAAAAACGCAAGAAGGGAATGTTTTCTTCAAATTTCACTCCTATTGATTCACATTACTGGGCAGAAAGAAAATGGCTGCATAAGAATAGGCATTCCTTAATCTACGTATCAGCGTAATTTAGCATTGGGCTTGAGAGGTGGGTGCGCCACATGGCTTCAAGAAGAGAAAATCGGTTTTCGCTGACTCTGGAGAAAGACAAACCGAGTATTGATTCGGTTCTTGCACGCGGAGTACCCGGCCCGTCCCAGGATAGCGTAAAGTTTCCTCCAGAGCAGGTCTTCCACTAAACGTACCATGAGAACCCCCATCATTGTAAGAATAACTAGGCGAGTTATACTCTTGGATACTATGTCTGTCCTGTTTACACTTGATACCAATCAATAGAATGATGATCAAAAGAAAGATCACGGAAGTGCAACTGAATATGACGATTAAATAAACGTTTGGATCAGAGAAATATTCTGGATTCTTCACTAAGGTACTGCTTTCGCTGATTCCTTCAGTGCTGTTCCACAACAATCTAATGTTGATTAGAACTGTGCTGGACAGGCTTGGCTGCCCATTGTCCTTAACCAAGATGACTAGAGTTTGTAAAGCATTATCTGACTGCAAAATATTGCGCGCTGTTCTGACTTCCCCGGAATGTTGTCCAATGTTATACAACCCGGGTGCGGTAGATTTCATCATCTGATAAAAGAGCCGTGCGTTCTGACCAGAATCGGCATCAGTTGCCATTATCTTGGTGACCAAGTACCCTTGACCCGCTGTCTGGGGCACGACCTCCACTGTTGCTGAGCCAATTTGTTCTGAAGGTGAAACAATTACCGGCGCGTTGTCATTTTGATCCAGGATGATCACATTCACCGTGGCGCTGCTGCTCAACGGAGGCACCCCGGCGTCACGGGCTTGAACATGGATTTGGAAGTTCTTGAGTTCCTCATAGTCAAAGGAACGCAGCGCGTAAATAGTACCGTTCATTGTGTTAATAGTGAGGTAAGTGGACACTGGCAAGTTTTGGATATGATTATCGAGAAAGGAGTAGGAAACATGGGAATTTAGATCCAGATCAGGATCCATTGCAGTTACTGTGGAAACGGACGCACCCGCCGCGTTATTTTCCATTACATATACGTTGTAGGATGTCTCACTGAACTGTGGTGCGTTATCATTAATGTCCGAAATTGAAATCTCGATGGTTTTATTTGTTGATAGTGACGGTGAACCCAAGTCCCAGGCTGAAACAAGAATGTCATACTCAGAGATGGCTTCACGATCCAACGTTTCACTGGTAGTTAGTTTATAGTGGTTCGATGTCCTTTGCAGTCGAAATGGGACGTTCTTTTGTATCTCGCAACGCACTTGACCGTTCGCTCCTGAATCACGATCCATCACATTAATCAGGGATATGAAACTTCCTGGTGGCGCATTTTCCTGGATTTTGTTGGAAGCTGAAGTTACCTTTATCTCAGGTGCATTGTCGTTCACATCAGTGACTTCGATCAGTACATTGGAGTGTCCTGTCATTGCAGGGGAACCGTGGTCCTGGGCTTGAATATCGAGAGAATAGCTGTTAACGTCTTCAAAATCTAGTGGCTGTTGGACTCGAATCTCCCCGGTGCCTGGTTCCAAACTGAATACATTTTGCGCTCTTCGCAAAGCAACATCACTAAAACGATATGTCAGGACCGCATTCAGTCCTTCGTCCAAATCAATTGCTTTGACTTTCAGCACCAACGTACCCCGCGGCGCGTTCTCACTTACGCTACCTCTGTAAATATCATGGTCGAACACAGGTGGATTATCATTGTTATCGAATACAGTAATGAGAATCTGAGCTGTGCCCGATCTCTGAGGGGTCCCGCCGTCAGTCGCTGTAAGCAAGAGTTGAAATGATGATTGTAGTTCTCGGTCCAAAGATTTCTCCAAGAGCAATTCGACAATTATAATGCCGCTCTCGGTTTTCTGTGTTCTTAGGCTAAAGTGATCACTCGAACCGATTGTGTAGGCGGCCACGGTATTTGTACCAATGTCGGGATCATCCGCGCTCTCGACTCGGAAACGTGCACCAGCAGATGCACTCGCTTCTGACATCTGCAAAGCAATGCTCCTCTGCGGGAAAGTGGGGGAATTGTCATTTACGTCAAGAATCTCCAATTCCCCTTCATACACCTCCAAAGGGTTTTCCAGTATTATTTCGAAACGTATAGTACATTGATCATTCTGTCCACAAATACGTTCCCGGTCGATTCTTTCACGAATACTCATGATTCCATTGTCCAAACTAACCTTCATGTATCGCCCTCCGCCATCGGAACTCAGTCGGAATTTGCGAGCTGATAATTGATGTACACTCAGGCTCAAATCCACAGCGATATTCCCAACAAATGCCTCTTCCTCCATTTCCTCGGGAATAGAATAGCGAATTTGCCCGGAGATCAGACCCGGTCGACATATCGCAAATATGCAAGCAAACACAGTGAAGGCAAACCTCGGTAGATACGCCATTGTTCCGCGCCCCGTCAAAGTCCAAGACCAGGCCTCTCCTCGGTTAATCCGTGCAAATGTTCCACGCACCAGATACAAAATCTTATATATTTCCAATCTCCAATCTAAACAGACGGGAAATGTATCCTCCTCAGCTTGTTTCGGCAATCGAAACGCAGGCACAGCTCCTCTCTGTCGCCGGGTCTGGCGTTTTTATTCTGGAGATGTGGGAGGGGCAATGGATCCATCTGTGTACTTGAGCTTCTCATTGGTAGACAGCGACACGACCAGTTCTTTTCAACAACTGCAGCTACAATTCTTAAAGCTGTACCGCTCTCCTGCACATTTAATTGTGTGCAACCATAAAATGCCCTAAATAAATAAACGTTTGAAGAAGGAGCTTTGTTTTACGTTTAACTTCGAATATCACATCAGGCACATCCGGGTAGGGTTATCACTAAAACATTCTGTCCGTCTGTTAGAATGCACAGCGATATTCCCAACAAATGTTCCTTGCTTCATAAATAGATTATCGGATATATCGTCTTTGTTTACAGTTGTTAGAACTCTTATAATCGCTCATCCGGGTAGTAAGAAAATAGCGGAGAAGGTGTTCGTGAACACAATGCTTTCGATTGGCCAATTGTTGAACCAAATACCTCTTTAAAGGGAACGATTGTTGGTGAAATGCATCGTCACGTCCAATGAAGCCGGATTTATTGACACATGCATGCATAAACATTGTGAGGTGTAAGgatgaacagcagatgccggtttaatccgaagacagacacaaacagctggagaaactcagcgggacagccaacatctctagagagaagggatgtatgacgtttctggtcgagactcttctccagtctcgacccaacacgtcacccatgGTATTGTAAGGTAATGGTAaaatgtaaatcttccctgcatcaGTTTCACAAGCACATAACCTAGCAAACCCGACAGATATTGTGGGAAGCATGGAAAATGGTTATCGTTATGTGTATCACCGCAGGATATTTGGTATTTTTTACATTCTTATTTCATTTCTGCTGCTGGAGTTTGCAGTGGACGATCAACATCGTGCATGATCCGAGCAACGTTTGAGAGGGACAAGTTCTTAATGTCGTGGAAAGAATCTTAATCAAAAGGGATGCTTTGGTCATGTTCACCACTCATTGAACATTTTCTGAAGATTTCTGATAACACAACAGACTAATTGGGTGTCGGTTGTACGTCTTTCTTCAGTTAGCTCTGGGTTTCACATTATATATTCCATAACCACACAAAATCTTTTCATTGACTGAACCATGCGAAACTAGCAAAAATCAAATTGTAATAAAATCAATATCAACCGAGTAATTGTAATAAAACTTGCAAACATTCCGAATCAACACGAAAAACTTGAGGTGACAACAAGAATGGAAATAATCATTTTTTCTGTAGGAGTGACGATGCGGAACTAAAGGAGAGAAAATAGGAATCCCTCTCAAAGGCCCCCACCAAATACATATATAAACTCGTCGGAGCAGATGTTAGGACATAAAATGTTTCACTGCTTTTGTGGTGCATGATTAATAACAAGGGGAATTGATATGCTCATGGTAATAAAAGGACAGGGAATTGGGGTAAACTAGATTTGGTCTTTAAACATGGGAGCATTAATAGACATGGCTTCAAAGAAGGCAATGGACATGGTCGGCTTCATTGGCAGCTGTACTTGATGAAAGAGCTGAGAAGTGTTACAGATGCACAAAGCATAGATTTGGCTGGATTTGAATTATCGTTTGCAGAGCAAGTCATCATCTTACAGAAATAGTTTGGTTACGCCTGAGAGGGAGCAGGCCAGACACACAAGAACATTGCCAGGTTATGCGGGTTTACGTTATCGAGGGAAAAACTAGAAGATCAGAGTATTGCGCGTTGTTTAAATTTTACCGGAATTTTgcccaacgtttaaaaaaaactgaGATCGATAGATTTCACCTTCTGATAAAAAAAAGATCCGAAATTTCTGACCAGAATCGGCATCTATGCGATTATTTTGGTGATCAGGTACCCCTGAACCCGCTGACTGGGTTACGGCCTCCAGTGCTGCTGATCCACCCTGGTCCGAGGGTGAAACTATTCCAGGCGCGTTGTCATTTTGTCCAGAATGTTTCATTCACCGTGGCGCTGTTGGTCGGAGGAGGCACTACAGCGTCACGGGCTTGCACATGGATCCGGGAGTTCTTGAGGTGCTCATAGTCAGATGAGCGCTGCGCGTATATGGT
It encodes the following:
- the LOC129701534 gene encoding protocadherin gamma-C5-like, producing MAYLPRFAFTVFACIFAICRPGLISGQIRYSIPEEMEEEAFVGNIAVDLSLSVHQLSARKFRLSSDGGGRYMKVSLDNGIMSIRERIDRERICGQNDQCTIRFEIILENPLEVYEGELEILDVNDNSPTFPQRSIALQMSEASASAGARFRVESADDPDIGTNTVAAYTIGSSDHFSLRTQKTESGIIIVELLLEKSLDRELQSSFQLLLTATDGGTPQRSGTAQILITVFDNNDNPPVFDHDIYRGSVSENAPRGTLVLKVKAIDLDEGLNAVLTYRFSDVALRRAQNVFSLEPGTGEIRVQQPLDFEDVNSYSLDIQAQDHGSPAMTGHSNVLIEVTDVNDNAPEIKVTSASNKIQENAPPGSFISLINVMDRDSGANGQVRCEIQKNVPFRLQRTSNHYKLTTSETLDREAISEYDILVSAWDLGSPSLSTNKTIEISISDINDNAPQFSETSYNVYVMENNAAGASVSTVTAMDPDLDLNSHVSYSFLDNHIQNLPVSTYLTINTMNGTIYALRSFDYEELKNFQIHVQARDAGVPPLSSSATVNVIILDQNDNAPVIVSPSEQIGSATVEVVPQTAGQGYLVTKIMATDADSGQNARLFYQMMKSTAPGLYNIGQHSGEVRTARNILQSDNALQTLVILVKDNGQPSLSSTVLINIRLLWNSTEGISESSTLVKNPEYFSDPNVYLIVIFSCTSVIFLLIIILLIGIKCKQDRHSIQEYNSPSYSYNDGGSHGTFSGRPALEETLRYPGTGRVLRVQEPNQYSVCLSPESAKTDFLFLKPCGAPTSQAQC